The following coding sequences lie in one Nonomuraea muscovyensis genomic window:
- a CDS encoding TetR/AcrR family transcriptional regulator, with protein MTGTARTPRLPGRPRSQEVDAAVLGAALDLLIERGASETSIEQVAQRAGVTRATVYRRFPDKTALLIQAIESVHQDHAPDALEWPDIDRMLDDWARYLSDPRNRRMLRRLYGAVDDYPELLRAYRNAHGGRRAVAEQATLRRSRERGQLPPDRDLGIVQEMLSGAVLHHLGAYPDTGSADAIKGYFVAILQQVGYRIS; from the coding sequence ATGACCGGCACCGCGCGCACCCCCCGCCTGCCGGGGCGCCCGCGCAGCCAGGAGGTCGACGCGGCCGTACTCGGCGCCGCGCTCGACCTCCTCATCGAGCGGGGCGCGAGCGAAACCAGCATCGAGCAGGTCGCCCAGCGGGCCGGCGTGACACGGGCCACCGTCTACCGCAGGTTCCCCGACAAGACGGCCCTGCTGATCCAGGCGATCGAATCGGTGCACCAGGACCACGCTCCCGACGCCCTGGAGTGGCCTGACATCGACCGGATGCTCGACGACTGGGCGAGGTATCTCAGCGATCCCCGCAACCGCCGCATGCTGCGCCGACTCTATGGGGCGGTGGACGACTATCCAGAGCTGCTGCGAGCGTACAGAAACGCCCACGGGGGGCGGCGTGCGGTCGCCGAACAGGCCACCTTGCGGCGATCTCGCGAGCGCGGGCAACTTCCGCCTGACAGGGACCTCGGCATCGTGCAGGAGATGCTCAGTGGCGCGGTCCTTCACCACCTCGGCGCCTATCCCGACACCGGAAGCGCTGACGCCATCAAGGGCTACTTCGTGGCGATTCTCCAGCAGGTCGGCTATCGGATCTCCTGA
- a CDS encoding alpha/beta fold hydrolase: MPDIELSAGRIDYTDTGGPGETVVLVPGLAFDDSVWQAVVDDLRADFRVVVPVLPIGSHRRAMRPEADLSARGVADVLAEFMERLDLRDVTLVQNDAGTAQLLVGVRDARIGRLVLTSCEALENYPPGVQGRTLHAASRIPGGLFLLLQSFRVPFLVRMPSSLGGMAKRPIPYELVRRWYTPLLTDRAVRRDFAKFCGSVEKDTYLRAAERLREFRGPALVAWGAEDRMMPPETGRRLAALLPRGQYVEIPDSRTLIPLDNPRGLCAELRRFIKETGTDRA; this comes from the coding sequence ATGCCTGACATCGAACTGTCCGCCGGCCGGATCGACTACACCGATACGGGAGGCCCCGGCGAGACCGTGGTGCTGGTGCCCGGCCTCGCCTTCGACGACTCGGTGTGGCAGGCGGTGGTGGACGACCTGCGCGCCGACTTCCGGGTCGTCGTCCCGGTCCTGCCGATCGGCAGCCACCGCAGGGCGATGCGGCCCGAGGCCGACCTGTCGGCACGGGGAGTCGCGGACGTGCTCGCCGAGTTCATGGAGCGGCTGGACCTGCGCGACGTCACGCTCGTCCAGAACGACGCGGGCACCGCCCAGTTGCTCGTGGGTGTGCGCGACGCGCGCATCGGCAGGCTGGTGCTCACCTCGTGCGAGGCGCTGGAGAACTATCCGCCCGGCGTCCAGGGCAGGACCCTGCACGCGGCGAGCAGGATCCCCGGCGGGCTCTTTCTCCTGCTGCAGTCCTTCAGGGTGCCCTTCCTCGTACGGATGCCGAGCTCGCTCGGCGGGATGGCCAAGCGCCCCATCCCGTACGAGCTGGTGCGCCGCTGGTACACCCCCTTGCTCACCGACCGCGCGGTGCGCCGGGACTTCGCGAAGTTCTGCGGGAGTGTCGAGAAGGACACCTATCTCCGTGCGGCCGAGCGGCTGCGGGAGTTCCGCGGGCCCGCGCTGGTCGCATGGGGAGCCGAGGACCGCATGATGCCACCGGAGACGGGACGGCGGCTGGCCGCGCTGCTGCCCAGGGGGCAGTACGTGGAGATCCCCGACTCGCGGACCCTCATCCCGCTCGACAACCCGCGCGGCCTGTGCGCGGAGCTGCGCCGCTTCATCAAGGAGACCGGCACCGACCGGGCCTGA
- the rph gene encoding rifamycin-inactivating phosphotransferase: MAAYLLGFHDIDRTQLALVGGKGANLGELSAIREVRVPHGFCITTHAYRDVVERDAVVSALIDGLSGLRADDRAGIATLGARLRAAIEGLAVPQELQRDIVRHLHEAGGEHVARAVRSSATAEDLPSSSFAGQQDTYLNVKGATAVIDGVRRCWASLFTDRAVAYRIQNGFDHRAVRLSVVVQQMVFPDAAGILFTADPITGNRTVTSIDAGFGLGEAFVSGLVSADNYRVRAGQIIDRKIATQTKELRALPSGGTLERPIEPARQRVQKLGDEQILQLEGLGRRIEAHFGKPQDIEWALYDGVFFVLQSRPITTLYPVPPSHDGKNHVFISYGHRQMMTDAFRPLGLSFFSLLHDRLGRTAGVVAGNRFYKDVSAELTSSWARPATLRSLDQVDVLMADALRTVVKRKGFVASLAHGRTSMLDFGEGGLLPIARQYLKLSREDDPRVVPDLIKHTEATVDLLRRDIAGKSGDELFACIIDDHDVLAELTFDPRSVAAAFLGIQSVNWVNKHMEAWLGVKNAADAIARSADHNVVAAMGLDLLDVADAIRDHPDVMRHLETADHDSFFAGLAGLEGGEAVRDAIQRYLHAYGMHCAGDIDITRTRWSEDPTLLAPLLLGNIRNFPPGERRRKAELGRAEAERTMDDLLDRLRKLPGGAGKAKKAAKKMSLIRHFIGYREYSKHSLLLRYEIYKRALMEEAAKLVDRAVIKEPEDVYFLSIEEFRKAVGTGELDYTIITRCREAHETYRKLTPPRVITSEGEVISGEYDAGALPDGALGGIAVSSGVVEGRARVILGMAEADVEEGDILVTVFTDPSWSPLFVSVKGVVMEVGGVMTHGAVVAREYGLPAVAGVEGATRRIKDGQRIRVNGTEGFVELLPSP, encoded by the coding sequence ATGGCCGCCTACCTACTCGGGTTCCACGACATCGACAGGACACAGCTCGCCCTGGTGGGCGGGAAGGGCGCCAACCTCGGCGAGTTGTCCGCGATCCGCGAGGTCCGCGTGCCCCACGGGTTCTGCATCACCACCCACGCCTACCGGGATGTCGTGGAGCGTGATGCGGTGGTCAGCGCGCTGATCGACGGGTTGTCCGGGCTGCGGGCCGACGACCGGGCGGGGATCGCCACCCTCGGCGCGCGTCTGCGCGCCGCCATCGAGGGCTTGGCCGTGCCCCAGGAGCTCCAGCGCGACATCGTCCGCCACCTCCATGAGGCCGGCGGCGAACATGTGGCCCGCGCCGTGCGCTCCAGCGCCACCGCCGAGGATCTGCCGTCCAGTTCCTTCGCCGGACAGCAGGACACCTACCTCAATGTCAAGGGTGCGACGGCGGTGATCGACGGCGTACGGCGATGCTGGGCGTCACTGTTCACCGACCGCGCGGTGGCGTACCGCATCCAGAACGGCTTCGACCATCGCGCGGTCCGGTTGTCGGTGGTGGTCCAGCAGATGGTCTTTCCGGACGCTGCGGGCATCCTGTTCACCGCCGACCCCATCACCGGCAATCGGACGGTGACTTCGATCGACGCCGGATTCGGCCTGGGAGAGGCGTTCGTCTCCGGACTGGTCAGTGCCGACAACTACCGGGTCAGGGCCGGACAGATCATCGACAGGAAGATCGCCACGCAGACGAAGGAACTGCGCGCCCTGCCGTCCGGCGGCACCTTGGAGCGGCCGATCGAGCCCGCACGGCAGCGGGTCCAGAAGCTCGGCGACGAGCAGATCCTCCAGTTGGAAGGGCTGGGGCGGCGGATCGAGGCTCATTTCGGCAAGCCGCAGGACATCGAGTGGGCCCTGTACGACGGCGTGTTCTTCGTGCTGCAAAGCCGCCCCATCACCACCCTCTACCCCGTGCCGCCCTCGCACGACGGCAAGAACCACGTGTTCATCTCCTACGGGCACCGGCAGATGATGACCGATGCCTTTCGACCTCTGGGCCTGTCGTTCTTCTCCCTGCTCCACGACAGGCTCGGCCGCACAGCGGGCGTCGTGGCCGGCAACCGCTTCTACAAGGACGTCTCAGCCGAGCTCACCTCGTCCTGGGCCAGGCCCGCCACCCTCAGGAGCCTTGACCAGGTCGACGTCCTGATGGCCGACGCCCTGCGTACCGTGGTGAAGCGGAAGGGGTTCGTCGCCTCATTGGCGCACGGCAGAACCTCGATGCTGGACTTCGGCGAGGGCGGCCTTCTCCCGATCGCCCGCCAGTACCTCAAGCTCTCCCGCGAGGACGACCCCCGTGTGGTGCCCGACCTCATCAAGCACACCGAGGCGACGGTCGACCTGCTCAGGCGCGACATCGCCGGAAAGTCGGGCGACGAACTGTTCGCCTGCATCATCGACGACCACGATGTGCTCGCCGAGCTCACCTTCGACCCGCGCAGCGTGGCGGCCGCCTTTCTCGGCATCCAGTCGGTGAACTGGGTCAACAAGCACATGGAGGCGTGGCTGGGCGTGAAGAACGCCGCTGACGCCATCGCCCGGTCCGCCGACCACAACGTCGTGGCCGCCATGGGGCTCGACCTGCTGGACGTCGCGGACGCGATCCGCGACCACCCCGACGTCATGCGCCACCTGGAGACGGCCGATCACGACAGCTTCTTCGCCGGCCTCGCCGGACTCGAGGGCGGCGAGGCCGTGCGGGACGCCATCCAGCGATATCTGCATGCCTATGGCATGCACTGCGCCGGCGACATCGACATCACCAGGACCCGCTGGAGCGAGGACCCCACGCTGCTCGCCCCGCTCCTCCTCGGCAACATCAGGAACTTCCCACCCGGGGAACGCCGCCGCAAGGCGGAGCTAGGCCGCGCCGAGGCCGAACGAACCATGGACGACCTCCTCGACCGCCTCAGGAAACTGCCAGGAGGCGCGGGCAAGGCGAAGAAGGCGGCCAAGAAGATGAGCCTGATCCGCCACTTCATCGGCTACCGCGAGTACTCCAAGCACTCCCTCCTCCTGCGGTACGAGATCTACAAGCGGGCGCTCATGGAGGAGGCCGCCAAGCTGGTGGATCGAGCGGTCATCAAGGAGCCCGAGGACGTCTACTTCCTGTCCATCGAGGAGTTCAGGAAGGCGGTCGGCACCGGCGAGCTCGACTACACGATCATCACCCGGTGCAGGGAGGCGCACGAGACGTACCGGAAGCTCACGCCACCCCGAGTGATCACCTCCGAGGGCGAGGTCATCTCCGGCGAGTACGACGCCGGCGCCCTGCCGGACGGGGCGCTGGGAGGGATCGCGGTCTCGTCGGGAGTCGTGGAAGGACGGGCGCGGGTCATCCTCGGCATGGCCGAGGCCGACGTGGAGGAGGGGGACATCCTCGTCACCGTCTTCACCGACCCGAGCTGGTCCCCGCTGTTCGTGTCGGTCAAGGGCGTCGTCATGGAGGTCGGAGGAGTCATGACCCACGGTGCCGTCGTGGCCCGCGAATACGGCCTCCCGGCCGTCGCCGGAGTGGAGGGAGCCACTCGGCGCATCAAGGACGGGCAGCGCATCCGCGTGAACGGCACCGAGGGGTTCGTGGAGCTGCTGCCGAGCCCCTGA
- a CDS encoding ferredoxin: MKVFVDQEEDGIVLLRDPAPGAEAHEAVDGAAMLCPAAVIHVKEQR; encoded by the coding sequence ATGAAAGTGTTCGTCGATCAGGAGGAGGACGGCATCGTGCTCCTGCGCGACCCGGCACCTGGCGCAGAGGCACATGAGGCCGTCGACGGGGCCGCTATGCTCTGTCCGGCCGCGGTCATCCACGTGAAGGAGCAGAGATGA
- a CDS encoding oxidoreductase — protein sequence MAPKVCLVTGASSGIGRATALELREAGHIVYGAARRVRRMDELRQAGGHAVAMDVTSEDDVGRVVRAVLDQQHRIDALINNAGIGLHGALEDVPLDRARHLFEVNVFGPARLTQLVLPHMRERRSGTIVNVSSIAGEIALPLVGWYHSSKHALEAYSDSLRQECGPFGVDVALIQPGIIRTEFEREMPRELRAVSGRGPYRELAEAMANRAESAARASDPVVVAKTIRGLLESPRPRTRYPVGRLARTILTLNRLLPDRAFDAMVTKID from the coding sequence ATGGCACCCAAGGTCTGCCTCGTGACCGGCGCCTCGTCGGGGATCGGCCGCGCCACCGCGCTGGAACTGCGCGAAGCCGGCCACATCGTGTACGGCGCCGCGCGTCGCGTGCGGCGGATGGACGAGCTGCGTCAGGCCGGCGGCCACGCCGTGGCGATGGACGTCACCAGCGAGGACGACGTCGGCCGTGTCGTGCGTGCCGTTCTGGATCAACAGCACCGCATCGACGCGCTGATCAACAATGCCGGGATCGGACTGCACGGCGCGCTCGAGGACGTGCCCCTCGACCGGGCACGTCATCTCTTCGAGGTCAACGTCTTCGGGCCGGCTCGGCTCACCCAGCTCGTCCTGCCGCACATGCGAGAACGGCGTTCGGGGACGATCGTCAACGTATCCTCGATCGCCGGCGAGATCGCCCTGCCCCTGGTCGGCTGGTATCACTCGTCGAAACACGCCCTGGAGGCGTACTCCGACTCGCTCCGGCAAGAGTGCGGACCGTTCGGTGTGGACGTGGCGCTCATCCAGCCGGGCATCATCAGGACCGAATTCGAGCGGGAGATGCCGCGGGAACTGCGCGCCGTCTCCGGACGAGGACCGTACAGAGAACTCGCCGAGGCGATGGCGAACCGAGCCGAAAGCGCGGCCAGGGCGTCCGACCCCGTCGTGGTCGCCAAGACGATCAGGGGCCTGCTCGAATCCCCGAGGCCGAGAACGCGCTACCCCGTCGGCCGGCTGGCCAGGACGATCCTGACGCTGAACAGGCTCCTGCCCGACCGGGCGTTCGACGCCATGGTCACCAAGATCGACTAG
- a CDS encoding TetR/AcrR family transcriptional regulator codes for MRTTGDTRARILTAATELFRRQGYAATGMKQIVADARAPYGSAYHFFPAGKAQLGEEVIRVSGAAYLRLIAELFPELGTRADPALATAEAFTAAAQTLRELDYADPCPVATIAMEVASTNETLRTAAAEVFDSWIDGLAAYYTACGIAEPAARDIATSVIGLLEGAFMLGRTARSTRPVIAAATAAAAVVHAMRTPATEV; via the coding sequence ATGAGAACGACAGGTGATACCAGGGCCCGCATCCTGACGGCGGCGACCGAACTGTTCAGACGTCAGGGGTACGCCGCCACCGGCATGAAGCAGATCGTCGCGGACGCGCGGGCCCCCTACGGCTCCGCCTACCACTTCTTCCCCGCCGGCAAGGCGCAGCTCGGCGAGGAGGTGATCAGAGTCTCCGGCGCGGCCTACCTGCGCCTCATCGCCGAACTCTTCCCCGAGCTCGGCACGCGTGCCGACCCCGCCCTCGCCACCGCCGAGGCCTTCACCGCCGCCGCCCAGACCCTGCGGGAACTCGACTACGCCGACCCCTGCCCCGTCGCCACCATCGCGATGGAAGTGGCCAGCACCAACGAGACGCTGCGAACGGCCGCCGCGGAGGTCTTCGACAGCTGGATCGACGGCCTGGCCGCCTACTACACGGCATGCGGCATCGCCGAACCCGCCGCCCGCGACATCGCGACGTCCGTCATCGGCCTGCTGGAAGGCGCCTTCATGCTCGGCAGGACCGCACGCTCCACCCGGCCCGTGATCGCCGCGGCCACCGCGGCCGCCGCCGTCGTCCACGCGATGCGGACCCCTGCCACCGAGGTGTGA